A region of the Paraburkholderia flava genome:
CTGCGGGAAGAAACTTGAGGGCATGTCTGGCGTATTTCGCCATGATCGTCTCCAGCTGATTGTGGGGGGCGGGTCGCTTGTGGCGCGCTTGTGGCTCAATACGCAGCGAATGGTATTGAATGCGGTATTGAGCGACCAATCGAATTTTGAAATTAAACAGATAGCTCGTTTTAATTGTCAGCCGTAAACGCGATGAGCAATAACGCTATGCATCTACATGGCATTTCCGAAAGGAATTTGCGAAAAGATGTGCATGAATTATTGCGTGTATTGATGTGTCGACGAGCAGGGCGCCACGCGATGACTTATCGCTATCGAGCGGATCGGAATTATCAAACGCAGCTGACATGTTGAACGGCTACCCTACCGGCCAGTACGCGAACGCGGCAACCGTGCCGCAGCGACCTATTCCATTCGACGGAGCCGTGCATGACTGCACGATTCGATACCAGGACATCGCGCGCCCGAACACGCGCAGTTACATCGGACGGAGACACCTTGTCTGCGCAGCTCATCACGATGCTGCCGCAGCTGTGGGCATTCGCGTTGCGACTCTGCGGAGACGGGTGCGCAGCCGAGCATCTCGTGCAATGCGCGTGTGCACGGACGCTCGAGCAGCCGTACCATTCGCGCTCCGACGACGTCTCGCCATGGGTCGCGCTGTTGTGCGAGCTGTACGCGACCTGGCACAGCGAGCGGCATGAGCCCCCGATGTATGGCGACCGTCGTCACGATACGTCCACACAGCGACATGACCCATCGATCGTCGACGCTGTCGATTGCCTGCCCGACGTGCAGCGCGTTGCGCTACTGCTGATCGAAGTCGAAGGCCTGAGCTACGACGAAACGGCCAGCGTGCTGAACGTTCCCGTCGCAATGGCGATGAGTCACCTATCGCGTGCGAGACGAACGCTGGGTGCCCAGTTTGTCGGCCGGGCATTGCGCGGCAATGCAGCTTCCGGCGAATCGGCCGTGCGGTAAGCCGTTACGCGGGATGACGCATGAGCATTGCCGCACTGCACGAACGGGAGCCGCACCCGGAACCGGAAATCACACAACGAAAAACCGATGGAATAATTCCCCAAGGGTGTACGTTCTGAAAGCAAGCAGCCACCACGCTGCCGATTTGCGACCTGCTCCCAGCCACTCAAAAACGGAAAACATCGTGAAACTGAACCTGACTCTCTCCGCACTCGCCCTGACCATCGGCCTGGCTTCGCCGCTCATCGCGATGGCCGACATGCTGAACGTGCACGCGGATCTGACCGCCGCCGCCGAAGTGCCGCCGAAGACCAGCGACGGTCACGGCCAGCTGACCGGCATGTACGACACGTCGTCGAAGGATTTGCAGTGGACGGTCGAGTACTCGGGCCTGACCGGCCCGGCGACGATGGCGCACTTCCACGGCCCGGCACCGGTCGGCAAGAATGCGAGCGTGGTGATTCCGATCGCCGCCGCCGATCTGCCGAGCCCGATCAAGGGTCACGCGACGCTGACCGACGCGCAGGAAAAGGATCTGCTGGCCGGCAACTGGTACTTCAACGTGCACACGGCGAAGAACCCCGGCGGCGAGATTCGCGGCCAGGTTGCTGCAACGAAGTAAGCGCAGGCTTTCGCGTGATACGACCGGTTATGTGCCGGTCGCATCGCGCGTTGATTTCAACCCACAGTCATCACCAGCGCAGCAATCGCGGTCCCGCCAGAGCACCCACCGCTGTTGGCAGCGCGATGCCCAGCACATACCAGACTGCCCAGAACGGCACGGTCATCTCCGGACAGTGCAGGCAGTACGCGATGGTCGCAACCGATCCCGACAGCAGTCCTGCCGCCGCGCCCGCGA
Encoded here:
- a CDS encoding RNA polymerase sigma factor, which translates into the protein MSAQLITMLPQLWAFALRLCGDGCAAEHLVQCACARTLEQPYHSRSDDVSPWVALLCELYATWHSERHEPPMYGDRRHDTSTQRHDPSIVDAVDCLPDVQRVALLLIEVEGLSYDETASVLNVPVAMAMSHLSRARRTLGAQFVGRALRGNAASGESAVR
- a CDS encoding CHRD domain-containing protein, whose product is MKLNLTLSALALTIGLASPLIAMADMLNVHADLTAAAEVPPKTSDGHGQLTGMYDTSSKDLQWTVEYSGLTGPATMAHFHGPAPVGKNASVVIPIAAADLPSPIKGHATLTDAQEKDLLAGNWYFNVHTAKNPGGEIRGQVAATK